One Candidatus Binataceae bacterium genomic region harbors:
- a CDS encoding alpha/beta hydrolase, whose translation MKRRGVACLFALAMASATLAAAPYPWLRLPPTPTLPKAARYGFAPVNGIRAWYAVFGHGAPVIMLHGGLANANYWGLQVRALERHYQVVVMDSRGHGRSTRNQAPIGYELMASDVLGLMDYLHIRRAAIVGWSDGAIIGLDLAIHHPERLTRLFAFAANSTPAGVKDVSKSPVFTAFIARAQREYAQLSPTPAQFKAFLANITAMWATQPHFSDAQLASIRIPTWIVDADHDEAIQRWDTDHIAATIPGAGELILPAVSHFAFLQNPLMFNQALLDFLAPETARQPSP comes from the coding sequence GTGAAGCGTCGCGGTGTGGCCTGCCTGTTCGCGCTCGCTATGGCTTCGGCGACGTTGGCCGCGGCTCCCTACCCGTGGCTGCGGCTGCCGCCGACCCCGACCTTGCCCAAAGCCGCGCGCTATGGGTTTGCGCCAGTTAACGGTATCCGCGCCTGGTACGCCGTCTTCGGCCATGGCGCACCGGTCATAATGCTGCATGGCGGGCTAGCCAACGCCAATTACTGGGGATTGCAGGTGCGCGCGCTGGAGCGCCATTACCAAGTCGTCGTAATGGATAGCCGCGGTCATGGCCGTAGCACGCGCAATCAGGCCCCAATCGGCTACGAACTGATGGCTTCAGACGTGCTGGGGCTGATGGACTATCTGCACATCCGGCGGGCGGCGATCGTGGGCTGGAGCGACGGCGCGATCATCGGCCTGGATCTCGCCATTCACCATCCCGAGCGCCTGACGCGGCTGTTCGCCTTCGCCGCCAACTCCACTCCCGCGGGAGTCAAGGACGTAAGCAAAAGCCCGGTGTTTACCGCCTTCATCGCGCGGGCCCAGCGCGAATATGCGCAGCTCTCGCCCACGCCCGCGCAGTTCAAAGCGTTTTTGGCTAACATCACCGCAATGTGGGCCACCCAGCCCCACTTCAGCGACGCGCAACTGGCCTCGATCCGGATCCCAACCTGGATCGTCGATGCCGACCATGACGAAGCCATCCAGCGCTGGGATACCGATCATATCGCTGCGACCATCCCAGGTGCCGGGGAGCTGATTCTGCCCGCAGTTAGCCACTTTGCCTTTTTGCAAAATCCGCTGATGTTCAATCAGGCCCTGCTCGACTTTCTCGCGCCGGAAACGGCGCGACAGCCATCCCCATGA